The sequence below is a genomic window from Nitrobacter winogradskyi Nb-255.
GCCGCAGAACCTGATCGAGGCTTGGGGAAAGAACGCCGCCTACCATTTCGTGTTCACCCGTCAGAATCGAGGCAAGCTCGACGCGCTGACCAACCTCATCGAACGCGGCCTGATCAAACCTGTGATCGGCGCAGTGCTTCCGCTCGCTCGGGTGGGCGATGCGCATGAATTGCTTGAGGGTGGAAGCTCCCGCGGGCTTCGGGGCAAGGTGGCGATCGATGTGGCAGGCCAGACTGTCAGGCTTCCCACGCAGCGATAAGTACACCGATAAGGCAGGGCACATTCCCGCAGGACTATCCTTTTCGGAAAAGCGACGGCACTGTCGCCAGCCGGTGTCTTGCGTCACTTGAGAGGCTCATCAAAACCCAGGGTCGAACAGCAGAGTTGACGCGTTCATCGACCGGCCAACCTAACCGAACCGGACGTTAGCCGCATGTAAATTGACTCGCCGCGGAAAAACACATGCTCTTCGTGGCGGCGTTGCGCCAGGAGCGATACAGATGCATGCGAACAAAGCATGTGTAGATCATCCGGACAGCGGGATCATGATACGACTTCGAGTTCGAAGGCACGCCGATCAATCAGACGCTCGTCAACAAATTCAACCGGCCCCAACGAGAGACTTCCAAATCTGGTCGATGGCGTTCAGGGACTGGCCGGAGTCCCTCGCCCGACGTTGAGGACATTGCCATACAGAGCGGATCTGGTCCGCGAACCCCCGATAGCGGGCTAATCTTCACTCTGGAAACCCATAACTTCCAGCCGACGTAGCATACTGATGTTTACAGGCAGACTTACTTAACCTCAAAGAGAGATCATCCTCGCCGGATAAAACTTTTCGTTGTCGAGGACGTTTGTACGGCAGATTCTATCGGCCGAGGGCGGATCATCAATGGTCGTCGGCCGGTTGTAAGCCAGCTCCGTCGATAGGCGGCGGCAAGCCGGCGGGTCGAAGCAAGTCAGAGAGAACTCGATGGATGAGCAACCATGTCGGTTCATCGCAGGTATCCGCTGGTCCACAGCGTGGAAAGAAATGGCTGCGCACGCTGACAAGGCTCGACTGGTCGGCGGCCGGCCTGTCCCGCTTCGACGATTGGGACCAAGCCTTGCTGACGGTTGCCAACCTGATGGCGCACTCCTTTTCTCCCATGGCGATGATGATCGGGCCAAAGGGAATCCTCGTTGCCAATGACAGCGCGCAAAGCCTCTTCATTGAGACCACCGGTACGGTCAACGGCAGGTCAGTCCTTGATGTGTTGCCAGATAGCGTATCGTTCTATGCCAGTGTTCTGGAAAGCGGGCTGGCTGGAAAGGCCCTGAGTTTCCGCGAGCAGCCGATCCGGCTGGCAGCCGATGGCGGGCATCGTACGCACTGGTTCAACCTGGACTTCACGCCTGTCATGGGATCGAACGGAAAGCCGCTCGCCGTTCTCGGAGTTGCTTCGGATATTTCCGTCTTTATGCGGCGCATACGCAGCCTTTCAGAATCTGAGCAGAGGTTGCGTCTGGCGCTGGATGGCTCCGGAATGGTCGGCATCTGGACCCTCGATCCCCAGACCAGCTTGGTGACGGCCGATGCGAACGTCGCGCGAACCTATGGTCTTTCTCCGGAAGATTGTGCTGCGGGTATCGCCAATCAACGCTTTTTCGACTCTGCGGACGGGGCAGCCATACGACATCGATTATCGCTTCCGTCACCGGTCGGGCGAGTATCGCTGGTTGCGCGTAATGGCGCTGCCGATCCATGGCGACGACGGTCAGATCATCCGATGGTTCGGCACCAGCACGGACGTCCATGAAGCCTATCTCCTCGCCGGGGAACGCGAACGCCTCGCCCATGAGTTGGAACGCATCGCCACCGAGGATGAGCTGACAGGCCTGCTGACGCGGCGCGCATTCATTGATAGGGTGACCACGATGATCGATCGCAGCCCTCGCTCGCGTCGTCAGTCGAGCCTTTTGATGCTCGACATCGATCACTTCAAGTCGATAAACGATACTTACGGCCATCCGGTCGGAGACCGGGTCCTTGCAGTCGCTGCCGCAAGGCTTCGCGCGGCGGTCAGAAAACAGGATCTGGTCGGACGGCTCGGCGGCGAGGAGTTCACCGTTTATCTTCCCCACTGCTCCAGGCGTGAAGCGCTCGAAGTGGCCGAGCGAATCCGGGCGTCGATGGATGGGGAGCCCGTCGCGCTTGAGGATGGCACCGTGGTTGCGACAGTCAGCATTGGTGTGACGACAGGTCCCGCAAGCAGCTTTTCCCTGCACCGCTCTCTCGGCGTTGCGGACAAGGCGCTTTACGATGCAAAAACCGCGGGACGCAATCGCACGGTGTTTGCCGGGCTCAAGCCGGGCGGGCGGATGCCTGAGGGATGCGTGGCGGCGCCGGACCCGGCGGCCGGCAACTCAGCCGGCTTCACTTGAGGCTTGGCGAACCGCAGCGCGAGATCGACCTCATTCAGCGAGACCGCCGTTGACGTCGATAACGCCGAGGAGTTGGGAACGCTCCCTCAATAGCCGCAGTTTCTGATAGGTGAGGCCGTCTTGCCTTTCAACCGGCACGCGAGACCTCCCCCTCTTGGTCCTTCAGCGAGTTTGTAGTTCTTTCCAGTCCCACATCGCCGTTTCGATTCACGTGTCGGACGAGGATCAGATTGTGTCGACCGTCAGCAACCTATCAACGCTGCTGACGGCGGATAGCTCTGGATTCAATAGCGCGCCGCCAGCACCGGCTCGATCGGGAAGCGATAGTTCAAGCCAACGGTCGAGATGAAGCCGTGATTGCGGACATCGACCTGGATCGGGGGGATGCCGCCGCCCTGGGCCAGGCTGTGGCGCTCGGTGCCGAGGTCAAAGTAGTTCGACTCCGCGCGCACTGTCCAGTTGCGAGACAGCGCGAACTCGGCGCCGTAACCGATGGTCCAGCCGACGGCAGTCCTGCTGCTGCTGGCGCCGCAGCCCGGCTGCGTGATCAAGGCTGGAATGCTGTAGTCGATATACTGGCCATTCGGCCCCGTATTACAGGTCGAGACAATCCGGGTGTTACCAAAGGCGGCGCCGCCACGCAGATAAACCAGCGATCGACTCCACAGCGCGTATCCGAGTTTGGCTGTGGCCGTGCCAAGCCAGTCGATCTCATTCCTGCAGGTGTAGAACAACGCGTTGGGGCACGAACGCGCACCGTTGGCGTTGCTTGCGTTAAACGCACCCTCGATACCGACCACCCACGGTCCGGTCTGCCAGTCGTAGCCGATCTGGCCACCGCCGGCGAAGCCAGCGAAACGCGGATTGGCGCCGGTGCCGAAGCCCGGGAAGCTCCAATCGGTCCTTCCATTGAGAACACCGGTGCTGGCGCCGATGTAGAAGCCGGTCCAGTTATAGGGAGCAACCCCCATGGCAGGGGCCTTGGCGAACAACGGTGCGCCGGCGACCTGATCGGGGCTGAACTGATAACGCAGGCCACCGTTCAGGCTGTAGCCCTCGATATTCGAACCGGTGCGGTAGTCGGCACGCAGGTAGCCCAGCCAGCCAGTATTCAATACCTGCGCCGCCACGCCAAGGCCGAATTGACCGTAAGTGCCGATCGAACTGGTGCGAACGTTGCCGGCGACATCAAAACCCGGAATCGGAAAATAGCCCGTGAACGAGGCGTTCGCTCCGCCCTGGAATTCATGAAAGACGCTGGCGGTACCGAAGGGTTGCCACGCGATATTGCCGGAGACGATATTGGTGCCGGCGCGCAGGCTCCAGCGGCCGAGCGCGCTGTACATATCGTCGACGCGCAACGTACCCGGCAGGGAAATGCCACCGGCCGTCGGCAGAACAAGAGTACCGGTAATGTTGAGCGGATCGACCTGAACCCGCGAGACGACGATACCCGCCGACGG
It includes:
- a CDS encoding GGDEF domain-containing protein, with the translated sequence MALPIHGDDGQIIRWFGTSTDVHEAYLLAGERERLAHELERIATEDELTGLLTRRAFIDRVTTMIDRSPRSRRQSSLLMLDIDHFKSINDTYGHPVGDRVLAVAAARLRAAVRKQDLVGRLGGEEFTVYLPHCSRREALEVAERIRASMDGEPVALEDGTVVATVSIGVTTGPASSFSLHRSLGVADKALYDAKTAGRNRTVFAGLKPGGRMPEGCVAAPDPAAGNSAGFT
- a CDS encoding autotransporter outer membrane beta-barrel domain-containing protein is translated as MLPFTAGGAAVNSLVSAINATNTVFLTQSTAFVSAPANAAPNQEGGGIWVRGIGGEITTRNNTTTSNVSVGGVASPGQIDCNNSSRLSFSGVQLGTDIAQLNWNGWNVHLGTTVGYLGARSRDTSSAGSENPFGGTFQNSLQVPFVGMYAAATHGGFFVDGQIRLDYYQNTLSDPNVSGIFNQKLDARGLSFAGNFGYHHQLPNNWFIEPSAGIVVSRVQVDPLNITGTLVLPTAGGISLPGTLRVDDMYSALGRWSLRAGTNIVSGNIAWQPFGTASVFHEFQGGANASFTGYFPIPGFDVAGNVRTSSIGTYGQFGLGVAAQVLNTGWLGYLRADYRTGSNIEGYSLNGGLRYQFSPDQVAGAPLFAKAPAMGVAPYNWTGFYIGASTGVLNGRTDWSFPGFGTGANPRFAGFAGGGQIGYDWQTGPWVVGIEGAFNASNANGARSCPNALFYTCRNEIDWLGTATAKLGYALWSRSLVYLRGGAAFGNTRIVSTCNTGPNGQYIDYSIPALITQPGCGASSSRTAVGWTIGYGAEFALSRNWTVRAESNYFDLGTERHSLAQGGGIPPIQVDVRNHGFISTVGLNYRFPIEPVLAARY